One Ignavibacterium album JCM 16511 genomic region harbors:
- a CDS encoding T9SS type A sorting domain-containing protein, with product MKKHLFFLTALFLFSTFSFAQFQEPTVKLPLTIDDGAGASRTMFFGLDTLGTDGIDIIFGESDVPPFPPIGAFEARFFLPENNFSGSLGSYIDIRNATFPFTGQKEFRLAYQPGFGTVINVTWNLPHNQANGVLQDIITGTLINVPMADSGMYTVTNPNVFNRLKMLINFVNIIPVELSSFSASVIGSSVQLNWTTATELNNSGFEVQRKTDNSDWQTLTFIKGAGTTTQPQSYSYVDNSVSSNTKYYYRLRQNDFDGKFSFSNVIEIDISSPKDYSLEQNYPNPFNPSTNISFTLPKSSNVKLTVYNHLGEEVTQIVNQQLEAGTFIYNWNANGQASGIYFYELQADGFKQTRKMSLLK from the coding sequence ATGAAAAAACATTTATTCTTTTTAACTGCTTTGTTTTTGTTTAGTACATTCTCATTTGCACAATTTCAGGAACCAACTGTCAAACTGCCTCTTACTATTGATGATGGAGCAGGTGCGAGCAGAACAATGTTCTTTGGACTCGATACACTCGGAACAGATGGCATTGATATTATTTTTGGTGAAAGCGATGTACCACCGTTTCCACCTATCGGAGCATTTGAGGCAAGATTCTTTTTACCTGAAAATAACTTCTCGGGTTCACTCGGTTCCTACATAGATATCAGAAATGCTACATTCCCCTTTACAGGGCAGAAAGAATTTCGTCTTGCTTATCAACCTGGTTTCGGAACCGTTATAAATGTAACCTGGAATCTTCCTCATAATCAGGCAAACGGAGTATTACAGGATATCATTACAGGGACTTTAATTAATGTTCCTATGGCTGATTCCGGAATGTACACTGTTACTAACCCGAATGTTTTCAACAGATTGAAGATGTTAATAAACTTCGTTAACATTATTCCTGTAGAACTTTCTTCCTTTTCTGCTTCGGTTATCGGCTCTTCGGTTCAGCTTAACTGGACTACTGCAACCGAGTTGAATAACAGCGGATTTGAGGTTCAGAGAAAAACAGATAACTCTGACTGGCAAACACTTACTTTTATAAAAGGTGCCGGAACAACAACTCAACCACAAAGTTATTCTTATGTTGATAATTCTGTAAGTTCAAACACTAAATACTACTACAGACTCAGACAGAATGACTTTGATGGTAAATTCAGTTTTTCAAATGTTATTGAAATTGACATAAGTTCACCGAAGGATTATTCACTTGAACAGAATTATCCTAATCCTTTTAATCCTTCAACTAATATTTCTTTTACATTGCCAAAGTCATCCAATGTAAAATTAACCGTTTATAATCATTTGGGAGAAGAAGTAACACAAATAGTAAATCAACAGCTTGAAGCCGGAACATTTATTTATAACTGGAATGCGAACGGACAAGCATCCGGAATTTATTTCTATGAACTTCAGGCCGATGGTTTTAAGCAAACAAGGAAAATGAGTCTCCTGAAATAA
- a CDS encoding choice-of-anchor D domain-containing protein yields MRKLFSILSLVVLLVGVAAAQPEIDIPMTFGDGVALNNQIRFGLGLTMTNGIDFPWESDLPPFPPAGAFEARFDLTPYAGSALSSYQDYRPAASFPFSGTVEHRIIWQLGDGNTGFYIGYNLPPEATILIKDELGGIVFNSGTLSGSGTYHITAPLTSARMTVTYTNIGNVPAPGFSLSPASLNFGPVAVGSSSAAQTVTVTNSGTLPLSITNITSDNAQFTFTSAALPITVPAGGNTTVDVTFTPSSLGNQSGNIIFTHNAPGSPTSLPVQGVGADAGPTFAVSPASVNFGNVSVGNTVTANVTVTNNGLTNPLVISSAVAAPGDFSVSPASATVPPLGSQVFTVSFTPSAGGTINGTLTFTHNASGSPSTVNLTGNGVAVFGLIFAQDTVYNLEDSSYTETMQLKSLSAKAQALQFRILVNKSAGDNIFLTFQNIQKGSDVSDPSWVLQYNVFRGPLTSNGASVDSIYVLLYNLNQNGGLNPGDYNDLFKVKYRVADLPALVDTARSTFKITNAEASTYQGFPINITPSRNTLTVLATNRVRSYGDVNGDGFIDILDLIDVVDHIVGRDSLDAAEFARADIAPWTIGAPDPTPDGFVNVQDLSVIQNIILTGFYPSGVQVNNKPEVQNNYLAKSNGDEEAKLILYLNKNGIAMHLDSKVAIRGAQIHFGQLPDNPGNVNMESELGGGYYFHQVDLLRVLMYDQAGQKYIEEGRHYLGNIPFTIQRPQDISIDKLILVSLDKRKLTNIKVEIIYGDAPLPYDYELFQNFPNPFNPSTSVMFTVPKNGLVTIKVYDMLGQEVATLVNEVVDRGVYTVNWDGLTNQGSYVASGNYIYRMVAGDFVKSRKMMLIK; encoded by the coding sequence ATGCGTAAACTATTTTCAATCCTTTCATTGGTTGTTCTGTTAGTAGGTGTAGCTGCAGCACAACCTGAAATAGACATCCCAATGACTTTTGGAGATGGTGTTGCATTGAATAACCAAATCAGATTTGGATTAGGTTTGACAATGACAAATGGTATTGATTTCCCTTGGGAAAGCGATCTACCACCATTCCCACCAGCAGGTGCTTTTGAAGCTAGATTTGATTTAACCCCTTATGCCGGCTCTGCATTGAGTTCATATCAGGACTACAGACCTGCTGCTTCTTTCCCATTCAGCGGTACAGTTGAACACAGAATAATATGGCAGTTGGGCGATGGTAATACCGGTTTCTACATTGGTTATAATCTTCCACCTGAAGCGACGATACTTATCAAAGATGAACTTGGTGGAATAGTCTTCAATAGTGGTACATTAAGCGGTTCAGGTACTTATCATATTACTGCACCATTAACATCTGCAAGAATGACCGTTACATATACTAATATAGGGAATGTTCCTGCACCGGGTTTTAGTTTATCTCCGGCTTCATTAAACTTCGGACCAGTAGCTGTTGGTTCAAGTTCTGCTGCTCAAACAGTGACTGTTACCAACAGTGGAACATTACCACTTAGTATAACTAACATTACATCAGATAATGCTCAGTTTACTTTCACATCTGCAGCATTACCAATTACAGTTCCTGCAGGTGGAAATACAACTGTTGATGTAACATTTACACCAAGTTCGTTGGGTAATCAATCAGGTAATATTATTTTCACACACAATGCCCCCGGCTCACCAACTTCATTACCTGTTCAGGGTGTTGGTGCAGATGCAGGACCAACATTTGCAGTATCACCTGCATCAGTAAACTTTGGAAATGTTTCAGTTGGTAATACTGTTACTGCTAATGTAACTGTAACAAATAACGGATTAACAAATCCATTGGTAATTTCAAGTGCTGTTGCAGCACCAGGTGACTTTTCAGTTTCTCCTGCATCGGCAACAGTTCCGCCTTTGGGAAGTCAGGTATTTACAGTGTCATTTACTCCAAGTGCCGGCGGAACAATAAACGGTACATTAACATTTACTCATAATGCATCTGGTTCACCAAGTACTGTAAACCTCACCGGTAATGGTGTTGCTGTATTTGGATTAATCTTCGCACAAGATACTGTTTACAATCTTGAAGACTCATCATATACAGAAACAATGCAATTAAAGAGTCTGAGTGCAAAAGCACAGGCATTGCAGTTCAGAATACTTGTCAATAAATCAGCCGGTGATAATATATTCCTTACATTCCAGAATATTCAGAAGGGTTCTGATGTAAGTGACCCAAGTTGGGTTCTTCAGTATAATGTATTCCGTGGTCCTTTAACTTCAAACGGAGCTTCGGTAGATTCTATTTATGTATTACTTTACAATCTGAATCAGAACGGTGGACTCAATCCGGGCGATTACAATGATCTGTTCAAAGTTAAATATCGTGTAGCTGATCTGCCCGCACTCGTTGATACAGCAAGATCAACCTTCAAGATAACAAATGCAGAAGCATCAACATATCAGGGATTCCCGATTAACATCACTCCTTCGAGAAATACCCTTACAGTTCTTGCAACTAACAGAGTAAGAAGTTATGGTGATGTTAACGGCGATGGTTTCATTGACATTCTTGACCTGATTGATGTTGTTGATCATATCGTTGGACGTGACTCTCTGGATGCAGCTGAATTTGCACGAGCTGATATTGCTCCGTGGACAATTGGTGCACCGGATCCTACACCAGATGGATTTGTAAATGTTCAGGACCTCTCAGTTATACAGAACATAATTCTTACAGGATTCTATCCAAGCGGAGTTCAGGTTAATAACAAACCCGAAGTTCAAAACAACTATCTTGCTAAATCTAACGGTGATGAAGAGGCAAAACTTATTCTCTATCTGAATAAGAATGGAATTGCAATGCATCTTGATTCAAAAGTTGCAATCCGTGGTGCTCAGATTCATTTCGGACAGTTGCCTGATAATCCCGGCAATGTAAATATGGAGTCCGAACTTGGTGGCGGTTATTACTTCCATCAGGTTGATTTGCTGAGAGTACTTATGTATGATCAGGCAGGTCAGAAGTATATTGAAGAAGGAAGACACTATCTTGGAAATATTCCATTCACAATTCAGAGACCACAGGATATTTCAATTGATAAGTTAATCCTTGTAAGCTTAGATAAGAGAAAACTTACAAACATTAAAGTTGAAATAATCTATGGCGATGCACCGCTTCCTTATGATTATGAATTGTTCCAGAACTTCCCGAATCCATTCAACCCATCAACAAGTGTAATGTTCACTGTGCCGAAGAACGGATTGGTAACAATCAAAGTTTATGATATGCTCGGTCAGGAAGTTGCAACTTTGGTTAATGAAGTTGTTGACAGAGGCGTTTACACTGTTAACTGGGATGGATTGACAAATCAGGGTTCCTATGTGGCCAGCGGAAACTATATCTACAGAATGGTTGCAGGTGATTTCGTTAAATCAAGAAAGATGATGTTAATTAAATAA